A single region of the Desulfuromonas sp. genome encodes:
- a CDS encoding protein-glutamate O-methyltransferase: MNLATKDFQRLSTFIYDNVGIKMPPAKRTMLEGRLAKRLRSLGLKSYGEYCDFLFSDQGQQSELIHMIDVVTTNKTDFFREPSHFDFLSRTALPDLVASLGIGGPRKLRLWSAGCSTGEEPYTLSMVLSEFRERQPELGLDFRIVATDISTRVLEVARRAVYHHDRIEPVPAPLRKKYLLRSRDRQNPLVRVHQDLRTPIRFGRLNFMDPDFGFRERMDVIFCRNVIIYFDKATQERLLQKFCRYLNRGGYVFLGHSESLHGFDVPLEQVAPTVFRYSL; encoded by the coding sequence ATGAATCTCGCCACCAAAGACTTTCAGCGCCTGAGCACCTTCATTTACGACAATGTAGGCATCAAGATGCCCCCGGCCAAGAGGACCATGCTCGAGGGCCGCCTGGCCAAGCGCCTGCGGTCTCTCGGCCTCAAGTCCTACGGAGAGTACTGCGACTTCCTGTTCAGCGACCAGGGGCAGCAGAGCGAATTGATCCACATGATCGACGTGGTCACCACCAACAAGACCGACTTCTTCCGGGAGCCGTCCCATTTCGACTTCCTGTCCCGGACCGCCCTGCCAGACCTGGTCGCCTCCCTCGGCATCGGAGGACCCCGCAAGCTGCGGCTGTGGAGCGCAGGCTGCTCCACCGGGGAGGAGCCCTACACCCTGAGCATGGTCCTGAGCGAATTCCGGGAGCGCCAGCCGGAACTCGGCCTGGACTTTCGCATCGTGGCCACCGACATCTCGACCCGGGTGCTCGAAGTCGCCCGCCGGGCGGTCTATCACCACGACAGGATCGAACCGGTTCCCGCACCGTTGCGCAAGAAGTACCTGCTGCGCAGCCGGGACCGGCAGAACCCCCTGGTGAGGGTGCACCAGGACCTGCGGACCCCGATCCGCTTCGGCCGGCTCAACTTCATGGACCCGGACTTCGGCTTCCGCGAGCGCATGGACGTCATCTTCTGCCGCAACGTCATCATCTATTTCGACAAGGCGACCCAGGAGCGCCTGCTGCAGAAATTCTGCCGCTACCTCAACCGAGGCGGCTACGTCTTCCTCGGCCACTCCGAGTCCCTGCACGGTTTCGACGTCCCCCTCGAGCAGGTGGCGCCGACCGTCTTTCGCTACTCCCTATGA
- a CDS encoding ATP-binding protein translates to MDPYTLTTQPEKTEKSREPLLLFALLGMAIFSVELAVMGVIHRIGLEHAWTEALLDGVLLLLFLAPIVYLLFLRPLLAEVRQRRTAEHSLQKALAEVAEEKSLLDSTMAAVSDGITILDRDLKILFQNDAHRALLGPLRGEPCCKSCEEQEGACPRCPVTLSFADGQTHRAMKTRQTLHGPRELECTTSPVMSGEGTVASVVSVVRDITERRRSEQALESERRSLFAMLETLPASVYLLTPDYRIRFANRMFRSQYHAPGDRPCYEVIGQLDSPCPDCYLERVLATRAPEIKEKEFPGERIHQVYHHPFSDGDGSPRVLSFAVDITERKQIEEKTRLAKEAAEAANRAKSEFLANMSHEIRTPMNGMIGMIDLVLESRLSGEQRDCLEMAENSAKSLLKLLNEILDISKIEAGKLSLERIDFDLAAVLKSAAGTFAAGAREKGLRLEWDMAPGVPPWLRGDPERLRQVLLNLIGNALKFTESGRIAVRVESRPGASGRRRGPDHELHFSVSDTGIGIAAEKMEEIFDSFVQADGSTTRKFGGTGLGLSISKAIVGLMGGRIWAQSAPGTGSVFHFTARFGAGALPAAPEPEAKAKVPPTPRAPLRILLAEDDPTNQALIRKLLERRGHSLEVAGNGKEALQALERGAFDLLLLDMQMPVMGGLEACRRIRSLPPGHSHRRIPIIALTAHAREEEKERCLKAGMDAFLSKPLDLKSLLAAVEELAAPEGAPPPAPEIAPTMVIDVGEMARRLDGDAETMRAVWQAFALDAPRQLECLREAAASGETASVAGHAHRLKGAAASAGALGLKELAASLERSAGDEDRCAMDSLLEQITAEADKALKELARLAD, encoded by the coding sequence ATGGATCCGTACACCCTGACAACCCAGCCCGAAAAAACCGAGAAGAGCCGGGAGCCCCTGCTCCTTTTCGCCCTTCTGGGCATGGCGATCTTCTCGGTGGAACTGGCGGTCATGGGGGTCATTCACCGTATTGGCCTGGAGCATGCCTGGACCGAGGCGCTGCTCGACGGGGTTCTGCTGCTGCTGTTCCTGGCACCGATCGTCTACCTCCTGTTTCTGCGCCCCCTGCTGGCCGAAGTCCGGCAGCGCCGCACCGCAGAGCATTCCCTGCAGAAAGCCCTGGCCGAGGTGGCCGAGGAAAAATCGCTGCTCGACTCCACCATGGCCGCGGTCAGCGACGGCATCACCATCCTCGACAGGGACCTGAAGATCCTCTTCCAGAACGACGCCCACCGCGCCCTGCTCGGCCCGCTCAGGGGAGAGCCCTGCTGCAAATCGTGCGAAGAGCAGGAGGGAGCCTGCCCGCGATGCCCGGTCACCCTGTCCTTCGCCGACGGCCAGACCCATCGCGCCATGAAAACGCGCCAGACCCTGCACGGCCCGAGGGAGCTGGAATGCACCACCTCACCGGTCATGTCCGGGGAGGGGACCGTCGCCTCGGTGGTCTCGGTGGTCCGGGACATCACCGAGCGCCGCCGCTCGGAGCAGGCCCTCGAAAGCGAGCGGCGCAGCCTCTTCGCCATGCTCGAGACCCTTCCGGCCAGCGTCTACCTGCTGACCCCCGACTACCGCATCCGCTTCGCCAACCGCATGTTCCGCTCCCAGTATCACGCCCCGGGGGACCGGCCCTGCTACGAGGTCATCGGCCAGCTCGACAGCCCCTGCCCCGACTGCTACCTGGAGCGGGTCCTGGCCACCCGGGCCCCCGAGATCAAGGAAAAAGAATTTCCGGGGGAACGCATCCACCAGGTCTACCACCACCCCTTCAGCGACGGGGACGGATCCCCCAGGGTCCTCTCCTTCGCCGTCGACATCACCGAGCGCAAGCAGATCGAGGAGAAAACCCGCCTGGCCAAGGAGGCAGCAGAGGCTGCCAACCGCGCCAAGAGCGAATTCCTGGCCAACATGAGCCACGAGATCCGCACCCCCATGAACGGCATGATCGGCATGATCGACCTGGTGCTGGAAAGCCGCCTCTCCGGGGAGCAGCGCGACTGCCTGGAGATGGCCGAAAACTCGGCCAAGTCCCTGCTGAAACTGCTCAACGAGATCCTCGACATCTCCAAGATCGAGGCCGGAAAGCTCTCCCTGGAAAGGATCGATTTCGACCTGGCCGCGGTCCTGAAGAGCGCCGCCGGGACCTTCGCCGCCGGGGCCCGGGAAAAGGGACTCCGCCTGGAGTGGGACATGGCGCCCGGCGTGCCCCCCTGGCTGCGGGGGGACCCGGAGCGCCTCCGCCAGGTGCTGCTCAACCTGATCGGCAACGCCCTGAAATTCACCGAATCGGGAAGGATCGCGGTGCGGGTGGAGTCCCGCCCCGGGGCCTCCGGCCGGCGCCGGGGTCCGGATCACGAGCTGCACTTTTCCGTCTCCGATACCGGCATCGGCATCGCGGCCGAAAAGATGGAAGAGATTTTCGACAGCTTCGTTCAGGCCGACGGCTCGACGACCCGAAAGTTCGGGGGGACGGGGCTGGGCCTCTCCATATCGAAGGCCATCGTGGGGCTCATGGGCGGGCGCATCTGGGCGCAGAGCGCCCCCGGCACGGGTAGCGTCTTCCACTTCACCGCCCGCTTCGGCGCCGGTGCCCTCCCCGCGGCCCCTGAGCCGGAGGCTAAGGCGAAAGTCCCCCCCACCCCCCGCGCCCCCCTCCGCATCCTCCTGGCCGAGGACGACCCCACCAACCAGGCCCTGATCCGCAAGCTCCTGGAGAGGAGGGGACACTCCCTGGAGGTGGCAGGCAACGGGAAAGAGGCCCTGCAGGCCCTGGAGCGGGGAGCCTTCGACCTGCTCCTTCTGGACATGCAGATGCCGGTGATGGGCGGCCTGGAGGCCTGCCGCCGGATTCGCAGCCTGCCGCCCGGCCACAGCCATCGACGAATTCCCATCATCGCCCTGACCGCCCACGCCCGGGAGGAGGAGAAGGAGCGCTGCCTGAAGGCGGGCATGGACGCCTTCCTCAGCAAGCCCCTGGACCTGAAGAGCCTGCTCGCCGCCGTGGAGGAGCTGGCCGCTCCCGAAGGAGCGCCTCCCCCGGCCCCGGAGATCGCCCCGACCATGGTCATCGACGTCGGCGAGATGGCGCGGCGCCTGGACGGCGATGCCGAGACGATGCGTGCGGTGTGGCAGGCCTTCGCCCTCGACGCCCCCCGCCAGCTGGAATGCCTTCGGGAAGCGGCCGCCTCGGGCGAGACCGCCTCGGTCGCCGGCCACGCCCATCGCCTCAAGGGAGCCGCCGCCAGCGCCGGAGCCCTCGGGCTGAAAGAGCTGGCAGCATCCCTGGAGCGAAGCGCCGGGGACGAAGACCGCTGCGCCATGGACTCCCTTCTGGAACAAATCACCGCCGAAGCGGACAAAGCCCTTAAGGAATTGGCCCGACTGGCCGATTAA